Proteins from a single region of Acidianus ambivalens:
- a CDS encoding amino acid permease has product MQFVRNSSGLVKNASLTDAMMLNIANMGAGLAIFTGISPYIVKGAVLWLASLITFLITLPLVFLYTFFIIEIHRTGGDYVWLSRKLNGKIGSIMGIALAFNMPPYFALSAFFSVAAINTVLEVIGTLNHEKALLNLANTVFVNPYCPSITLTQEILIYILAAIAFAIIIGINILKPKWGFSLVTALGTLAILGTIVAMIVVGINVSDFHSKISTFLADFDLTPSTYTGPTFSLPATIYMIPYFASFAYIWLYAGPAVSAEIKSERGIKYNIILGSLLTLFLITVPFYLLCIAGGYGFNFSLFPTATYNFWSVAIALAGNQALQWFIGISLISWEFFVMAFGVIVFARYVFAFSFDRLFPEIFSRLNRSSSPVYAHLLDFAVTLVFLAVPIISPEGVQALYSYTPLAIAYLFLVSLAGAKFSLEGKKRIGMLISSVISAAFMIFMGYEAFTNPYFGVISNGQPFWPGIAYVLSLIGLGIVIYVASKEYNLRRGINIDLNYKEIPPE; this is encoded by the coding sequence ATGCAATTCGTCAGAAACTCTTCTGGATTAGTTAAGAACGCCTCCTTGACAGACGCTATGATGCTAAATATTGCTAACATGGGAGCAGGGCTCGCAATATTCACTGGTATATCTCCTTATATAGTTAAGGGAGCAGTTTTATGGTTAGCTTCACTTATAACCTTCTTGATCACCTTACCTCTAGTTTTTCTATATACTTTCTTTATAATAGAAATTCACAGAACTGGTGGAGATTACGTTTGGCTAAGTAGGAAACTTAACGGCAAAATTGGATCCATAATGGGAATTGCTCTAGCCTTTAACATGCCACCTTACTTTGCTCTTTCGGCTTTCTTTTCTGTTGCCGCAATAAATACTGTCCTTGAAGTAATAGGAACTTTAAACCACGAAAAAGCTCTCCTTAATTTAGCTAATACTGTATTCGTTAATCCTTATTGTCCTTCCATTACATTAACTCAAGAAATATTAATTTATATTCTTGCAGCAATAGCTTTTGCAATAATAATAGGAATAAATATCTTGAAGCCTAAGTGGGGGTTCTCTCTCGTAACTGCTTTGGGTACTTTAGCAATATTAGGTACTATAGTTGCAATGATAGTAGTGGGAATAAATGTTTCAGATTTCCACAGTAAAATTTCCACATTCTTGGCGGACTTTGATCTAACTCCCTCAACTTACACTGGACCTACTTTCAGTTTACCTGCAACAATTTACATGATACCCTACTTTGCTTCTTTTGCTTACATATGGCTTTACGCCGGACCTGCCGTTTCTGCTGAAATTAAAAGTGAGAGAGGAATAAAATATAACATAATTCTTGGTAGTTTATTAACCCTCTTCCTTATCACAGTACCTTTCTATTTACTCTGTATTGCTGGAGGTTACGGTTTTAATTTCAGCCTATTCCCTACTGCGACTTATAACTTCTGGAGCGTTGCAATTGCCTTAGCCGGAAACCAAGCTTTACAGTGGTTTATAGGAATTTCATTAATAAGTTGGGAATTCTTCGTAATGGCTTTCGGAGTTATAGTATTTGCAAGGTATGTATTTGCGTTCTCATTTGATAGACTATTTCCTGAGATATTCTCCAGGCTTAATAGGAGTAGCTCACCAGTTTACGCTCACTTGCTCGACTTTGCAGTTACTTTAGTTTTCTTAGCAGTGCCGATAATAAGTCCTGAGGGTGTTCAAGCCTTATATTCTTACACTCCTCTAGCAATAGCTTACTTATTCCTAGTTTCATTAGCGGGAGCAAAATTCAGCTTAGAAGGTAAAAAGAGGATAGGAATGCTAATATCATCTGTAATATCTGCGGCATTTATGATATTCATGGGCTATGAGGCTTTTACTAATCCTTACTTTGGAGTAATATCAAATGGACAACCTTTCTGGCCTGGCATTGCTTACGTTCTAAGTTTAATAGGGTTAGGAATAGTAATATACGTGGCATCAAAAGAGTATAATTTGAGGAGAGGGATAAACATAGACTTGAATTATAAGGAAATTCCTCCAGAGTAA
- a CDS encoding ABC transporter substrate-binding protein has product MKGVSKSIIALIIVIIVIIAAVGVYYVTLHKSTTTPSISTTPPVTLTVVTFSGESAKFIQCAGNLFSEEHPGVTVKVICYPFSEYIDQEITALSAHSTQYDIIGFTSTSAQKVTPYLICLNESMFNMSDIIMPQEDFGGIIYNSTTGKTEMIGIAYETAVYLTAYKECIFCNATLAEEFYNEYHMNFSPTTWENWTVVLDVDNFLTSHGITKYGFLIDDHVKHGIIDAYPAVFGWYYERCPELTQGKIGGLPGYNIMFESYILPGFSYPLPSFNSTAGIEALETYYDLVSYEPSPSSIQICYGNFAKFYPDAAGAFIFTSQLTCLNTTEREHTYLAPLPGDYAETGTDFLGVSKYSLHKQLAEEFLAFLVSPQVQKLAFLKFGKFPISKEAFQELMSNASLPTYEREWLTQVYRAAEEAWANPPNIPPTYPELIPSFNNEVYCYLTGKISAQEALNIAAQDWIKAVSG; this is encoded by the coding sequence ATGAAAGGTGTTTCAAAATCAATAATAGCTCTAATCATAGTTATAATAGTTATAATAGCAGCAGTAGGAGTTTATTATGTCACATTACATAAGTCAACTACGACTCCAAGCATATCTACAACTCCTCCAGTAACCTTGACCGTAGTTACATTTTCTGGAGAATCTGCTAAATTTATCCAATGTGCAGGTAATTTGTTCTCAGAAGAACATCCTGGAGTTACAGTAAAGGTAATTTGTTATCCGTTTAGTGAATACATTGATCAAGAAATAACTGCCTTATCAGCTCATTCTACTCAATATGATATAATAGGTTTTACTTCAACTTCTGCACAGAAAGTAACTCCTTACTTAATTTGCCTTAATGAATCAATGTTCAATATGAGCGATATAATAATGCCGCAAGAAGATTTTGGTGGTATAATATATAATTCAACAACAGGAAAAACTGAAATGATAGGTATTGCTTATGAAACTGCAGTTTATTTAACTGCATATAAGGAATGTATCTTCTGTAATGCTACTTTAGCTGAAGAATTTTATAATGAATATCACATGAACTTTAGCCCAACTACTTGGGAGAATTGGACTGTAGTACTCGACGTGGATAATTTCTTAACATCTCACGGGATAACAAAGTATGGCTTCCTAATTGACGACCACGTCAAGCATGGAATAATTGATGCATATCCCGCAGTTTTTGGATGGTATTATGAAAGATGCCCCGAGTTAACACAAGGAAAGATTGGTGGACTCCCTGGATATAATATAATGTTCGAGAGTTACATCTTACCAGGTTTCTCATATCCATTACCTTCATTTAATTCAACGGCAGGAATAGAAGCTTTAGAAACATATTACGATCTCGTATCTTATGAACCATCTCCATCTTCAATACAAATATGTTATGGAAACTTTGCAAAATTCTATCCTGATGCTGCGGGAGCTTTCATATTTACTTCACAACTAACTTGCTTAAACACTACTGAAAGGGAGCACACATATCTAGCACCGTTACCCGGAGATTACGCTGAGACTGGAACTGATTTCTTAGGAGTTAGCAAATATTCTTTACATAAGCAATTAGCCGAGGAATTCCTAGCTTTCCTAGTTTCTCCTCAAGTTCAAAAACTGGCTTTCTTAAAGTTTGGTAAATTCCCAATATCTAAGGAGGCATTCCAAGAGTTAATGAGCAACGCATCCTTACCAACGTATGAAAGAGAATGGTTAACTCAAGTGTACAGAGCAGCAGAAGAAGCGTGGGCAAATCCACCAAACATACCTCCAACGTACCCTGAGTTAATTCCAAGCTTTAATAACGAAGTATACTGCTACCTAACTGGAAAGATTTCAGCACAAGAAGCGTTAAATATTGCGGCTCAAGATTGGATTAAAGCAGTAAGCGGGTAA
- a CDS encoding ABC transporter ATP-binding protein has translation MSVELKDVSKKFGKLYALSKISLKVEKGEFFVILGPSGSGKTTLLRSIAGLEKIDEGKILIDGRDVTSLPPGKREISMVFQNFALYPNKTVYENLSMPIENLKEDEREKIIEEVSKRLGISQLLDRYPSQLSGGQQQRVGLARALVKRSKVFLMDEPLSNLDAPQRISARKLIKEIQLENSITTLYVTHDQTEAMALADRIAIIDQGKIIQVGSPEEIYENPVNEFVASFFGNPPMSIIHDGKGKLGIRAEDVKIGEGNYKGIVKDVEFWGDRYLIYISFNNEEIKAFSSKRLKIGEEINFDFKYKVIP, from the coding sequence ATGAGCGTGGAACTTAAGGATGTAAGCAAGAAGTTCGGAAAGCTCTACGCCTTAAGTAAAATTAGCCTAAAGGTTGAAAAGGGAGAGTTTTTTGTAATTTTAGGCCCTTCTGGCTCTGGAAAGACCACGCTTTTAAGGTCTATTGCAGGTTTAGAAAAAATAGATGAAGGGAAAATTCTCATTGACGGGAGAGACGTAACTTCTTTGCCTCCTGGTAAGAGAGAAATATCGATGGTTTTTCAAAACTTTGCTCTCTACCCTAACAAAACTGTCTACGAAAATTTATCAATGCCAATAGAGAATTTAAAGGAAGATGAGAGGGAAAAGATAATAGAAGAAGTTTCAAAGAGGTTAGGCATTTCTCAACTGCTAGATAGATATCCTTCACAATTATCTGGGGGACAACAACAAAGAGTGGGTTTAGCTAGGGCACTTGTAAAGAGGTCAAAAGTATTCTTAATGGACGAACCTTTATCAAATTTAGACGCTCCGCAGAGGATTTCTGCTAGAAAGTTAATCAAGGAAATACAATTAGAAAATTCAATAACAACGCTTTACGTAACTCACGACCAAACAGAGGCAATGGCTTTGGCTGATAGAATAGCAATAATAGATCAAGGTAAAATCATACAAGTTGGGTCTCCAGAGGAAATTTATGAAAATCCCGTAAACGAATTTGTTGCCTCATTCTTTGGAAATCCTCCAATGAGTATTATACATGACGGAAAAGGAAAATTGGGAATAAGGGCTGAAGACGTAAAAATTGGTGAAGGAAACTATAAGGGTATAGTTAAGGACGTTGAATTTTGGGGAGATAGATATTTAATTTATATTTCCTTTAATAATGAAGAAATAAAGGCTTTTTCTAGTAAAAGATTGAAAATTGGCGAAGAAATAAATTTTGATTTCAAATATAAGGTGATACCTTGA
- a CDS encoding ABC transporter permease subunit: protein MKYSIPYLGYILGFGIIPFALTFAFVGLNVKTAFQGINLVPLNVIVYNTFFFSFFTALFSSIIGTFLAVGIDIISKGKRALSLLIMLPYTIPFTSSALIWTISLYGGYGWFTYFLGLKFDPLYMKCTALYAVTLVSIWSSIPMPFLIMLSALRSIPSYVKEAAEIDNLSLSEYYFRVALPMVGKAFWLSFLLEFILALGNFDLPYVLTSGGPGYATTTLPLLVYEEMFSYDNFSGGSLAAAILSIIATIPSIALLFLLRSKRTGWVSLKIRMPNKVFKGIIFAFLALMLFFLDFPVYWMFLVAFRNSSLDFHYPPILIPKCLTPSYFSSALIQAVPYLISSAVVAITASIFTIFIALPSAYEVSKGKLKFILPLSIYLYSLPSTSFVIPLYDFFSSEGLLNTWWALILSTPIFTATFAVWLFFNFFLSFPKSYEDVAEVFSIRRKMTRIIMPLSRPALFSVFLLSFIFNWHLLFYPLIFTSTPYNYSFPPQGAQTITIFALLAIGDESINWGLLASSALVAALPVMVVTLFAIDRILKGSYSGGLKFI, encoded by the coding sequence TTGAAGTACTCTATTCCTTATTTAGGTTATATATTAGGATTTGGAATAATTCCCTTTGCGTTAACATTCGCATTTGTAGGCCTAAATGTCAAGACAGCTTTTCAAGGCATAAATTTAGTTCCTCTCAATGTAATAGTGTATAATACGTTCTTTTTCTCCTTCTTTACCGCATTATTTTCATCTATTATAGGCACATTCCTGGCTGTGGGAATAGATATAATAAGTAAAGGAAAAAGAGCATTAAGCTTACTTATAATGTTACCTTACACAATTCCTTTTACTTCTTCGGCCTTAATATGGACTATAAGCTTATACGGCGGTTACGGATGGTTTACTTATTTCCTTGGTTTAAAATTTGATCCTCTTTACATGAAGTGCACTGCATTATATGCAGTAACTTTAGTAAGTATATGGTCTTCAATTCCGATGCCTTTTCTGATAATGCTGTCAGCCCTTAGGTCTATTCCTTCTTATGTTAAGGAAGCTGCTGAAATAGATAACCTAAGCTTATCGGAATACTACTTTAGAGTAGCTTTGCCTATGGTAGGAAAGGCGTTCTGGTTATCTTTCCTTTTAGAGTTTATATTAGCCCTAGGTAACTTTGATTTACCTTACGTATTAACCTCTGGAGGACCGGGTTATGCAACTACTACTTTACCTTTATTAGTTTACGAGGAAATGTTCTCATACGATAACTTCTCTGGAGGTTCCTTAGCTGCTGCAATTTTAAGTATAATTGCAACAATTCCTTCAATAGCCCTTCTCTTCTTATTAAGGAGTAAAAGGACAGGGTGGGTTTCATTAAAGATAAGAATGCCTAACAAAGTTTTTAAAGGGATAATCTTCGCCTTTCTTGCTTTAATGTTATTTTTCCTAGATTTTCCAGTTTATTGGATGTTTTTAGTTGCATTTAGAAATTCCTCCTTAGACTTTCATTATCCGCCAATATTAATTCCAAAATGCTTGACGCCATCTTATTTCTCTTCTGCCTTAATTCAAGCAGTACCTTATTTAATATCAAGCGCAGTAGTAGCAATAACTGCGTCAATTTTTACAATATTTATAGCTTTACCATCAGCTTATGAAGTGTCAAAAGGAAAGCTAAAGTTCATTTTGCCGTTATCGATTTACCTTTATTCTTTACCTTCTACATCTTTTGTAATCCCGCTTTATGATTTCTTTTCCTCAGAAGGACTTCTTAATACTTGGTGGGCTTTAATACTCTCAACTCCAATATTTACTGCAACCTTTGCAGTATGGCTATTTTTCAACTTCTTCTTAAGTTTTCCAAAAAGTTATGAAGATGTTGCAGAAGTATTTTCAATAAGGAGAAAGATGACCAGAATAATAATGCCTTTGTCAAGGCCTGCCCTCTTCTCCGTATTTCTACTATCTTTCATATTCAATTGGCATCTGCTATTTTATCCATTAATATTCACCTCAACGCCCTACAATTACTCATTCCCACCACAAGGTGCACAAACAATAACAATATTTGCATTACTAGCTATAGGAGATGAAAGTATAAACTGGGGCCTATTAGCTTCTTCAGCGTTAGTCGCAGCATTACCAGTAATGGTAGTAACACTATTTGCCATAGACAGAATATTAAAAGGTAGTTACTCTGGAGGATTAAAGTTTATATAA
- the panB gene encoding 3-methyl-2-oxobutanoate hydroxymethyltransferase: MIEKITVKSFLKKKERKEKITMLTAYDYPTAKIISLTELDGILVGDSLAMVVLGLENTLKVGMKEMLHHLDAVVRAKPRQLIVADMPFLSYETGDAVKNAGLFAKHGADAVKLEGGEEFSDVVKKIVRAGIPVMGHIGLTPQRFLRLGGYRTIGKTESEEEQLLRDAKALEEAGVFSVVIENVYSSIAKRITESLSIPTICIGAGPYCDGQILVIHDLLGLSDFKPYFAKAYVDLKEIISKAISEYVREVKEGKFPSKEYYKEK; the protein is encoded by the coding sequence ATGATAGAGAAAATAACCGTCAAGTCCTTCTTGAAAAAGAAGGAAAGAAAAGAAAAAATAACAATGTTAACAGCTTATGATTACCCTACTGCAAAGATAATTTCCCTCACTGAGCTAGACGGCATCTTGGTAGGGGACTCCTTGGCAATGGTAGTCCTTGGACTGGAAAATACGCTTAAGGTAGGTATGAAAGAAATGTTACATCATTTAGACGCTGTAGTTAGGGCTAAGCCTAGGCAATTAATAGTTGCAGATATGCCTTTCCTATCTTACGAAACAGGAGATGCAGTAAAAAATGCTGGGTTATTTGCAAAGCACGGTGCAGATGCAGTAAAACTTGAAGGCGGGGAAGAGTTTTCAGACGTAGTAAAGAAAATTGTGAGAGCTGGAATTCCAGTCATGGGCCACATAGGATTAACTCCTCAAAGGTTCTTGAGGTTAGGAGGATATAGGACAATAGGAAAGACTGAAAGTGAAGAAGAACAACTTTTAAGAGACGCAAAGGCTTTAGAAGAAGCAGGCGTTTTCTCAGTAGTTATAGAGAACGTATATTCATCAATTGCAAAGAGAATAACAGAGAGCTTATCGATACCAACTATATGCATAGGTGCAGGACCTTACTGTGATGGGCAAATTCTAGTTATTCACGACTTGTTAGGGTTGTCTGACTTTAAGCCCTACTTTGCTAAGGCTTACGTTGATTTAAAGGAAATAATAAGTAAAGCTATCTCAGAGTATGTAAGAGAAGTGAAAGAAGGAAAATTCCCATCGAAAGAGTATTATAAAGAGAAGTGA